CGCGCGTGACATGGCGTTTCCCAAACTTAACATGCTGTCATTCTGGGTGAGTGCCGGTGCCGGTGTGCTGATGATGGCGTCATTCTGGGTGCCAGGCGGACCTGCGGCAGCCGGGTGGACTTCCTACGCGCCGCTGAGCGCCGTCCCGATCTACACCGGTGTCGACTGGGGCCAGAACCTCTGGTGCATGAGCCTCATCGTGCTCGGGGTCGGCTCGCTGATGGGTGCCATCAACTACATCACCACCGTCATCAATATGCGGACCAAAGGCATGACCTTCTTCCGCATGCCGCTGGTCATCTGGTCGCTGTTCATCACCGCAATTCTGCTGCTGCTCGCGCTCCCCGTGCTGACCACGGCGCTGGCGCTACTGCTGTTCGATCGCATGGGCGGGACCCACTTCTTCCTGCCCCCGGGCGGTGGCGAGCCGCTGCTCTGGCAACATCTGTTCTGGTTCTTCGGCCATCCCGAGGTCTACATCATGATCCTGCCGGGGATGGGCATCGCCTCCGAGCTGATCGCGACCTTCTCGCGCAAACCGATCTTCGGCTACCGCGCGATGGCCTACGCGATGGCGTCGATCGCGTTCCTGTCGTGGGTCGTGTGGGGACATCATATGTTCCAGTCCGGCATGGACCCGGCGCTCGGCACCGGCTTTATGCTGACCACGATGGTCATCGGCGTGCCCTCCGCTATCAAGACCTTTAACTGGCTGGGCACCCTGTACAAGGGTGACATTCACTACACCGCCGCGATGTTGAACGCGCTTTCGTTCGTCGCCATGTTCGTGATCGGCGGCCTGTCGGGCATCTTCATGGCCTGTACCCCGGTCGACATGTACATCCACGATACCTACTTCATCGTGGCGCACATCCACTACGTGCTGTTCGGCGGCAGCCTCTTCGCAGTCTTCGGCGCCATCGCCTACTGGTTCCCGAAGATGTTCGGACGGATGATGAACGAGACGCTCGGCAAGGTTCACTTCTGGATCACTTTCGTCGCGTTCAACTGCACCTTCTTCCCGATGCACATCTTGGGCATGGGTGGGCACATGCGGCGCATCTACAACCCGACCCAGTACGACTTCCTCAAGCCGCTCGAGCCAATCAATATGTTCATCTCGATCAGCGCCTTCGTCCTCGGCGCCGCTCAGTTGCTGCTGCTCGCGAACATCATCTGGAGCCTCGTCAGGGGCGAGAAGGCCAGCGAAAATCCGTGGCATGCGAACACACTTGAGTGGAGCGCGCCGTCGCCTCCGCGGCACGGCAACTGGCCGGGCCCGGTGCCGGTCGTGTATCGCGGGCCCTACGAATACAGCTCGCCCGAGTCGGCGGAAGACTATCTGCCGCAGTGGCAGCCGGCCGAACCGGCGACGGCCGCGGCCGACTAGACGGGCGCCGGTAAGGCGATGATTGAAGAGCGGACTTCCGGAGGCGCGACACCCGCCCTGCATCGGTTCGCGATGCTCGCGGTAGGCGCCACCTTCTGCCTCATCTTTGTGGGTGGCCTGGTCACGTCAACCGGCTCCGCGCTTGCGGTGCCCGATTGGCCGCTCGCGTTCGGCAAGCTCATCCCGGCCTGGCAGGGCGGAATCCGTTTCGAATTCGCTCATCGAGTGGTGGCGGGCTTCGTCATATTCCTCACGCTCGGGCTGATGGTCTGGGTGCTACGGGTCGAACGCCGCCGATGGGTCCGCAACACGACGCTGGCCGCTTTCGGCTTGATAGTCGTGCAGGCCGTGCTGGGCGGCATCACTGTGCTCTTTGAATTGCCGCTCGCAATTGCGGTGACGCACGCGGCCACCGCGCAGGCGTTTTTCTGCGTGATGGTCGCGATTGCGATCTTCACCAATCCGCGCTGGGAGCAAACCGCCCCTGCGGACGAATCCCCTGCACGCCCGCAGCTCGCTGCCCTGGCCGCAGTTACCACTGCCACTATCTATGCGCAGATTCTGGTCGGCGCCCTGATGCGGCACCTGGGCGCGGGGCTGGCCATCCCTGATTTCCCACTTGCGTTCGGGCAACTGGTGCCGCCGTATTGGAACGAATTCATCGTGGTCAATTTCGCGCATCGCATCGGCGCGCTGGCGGTATCCGCGATGATCATCTGGACGGTCGCGCGCGTGTTGCGCTCGTGGCGCGAGTTTCGGGAACTGCGGCGCCCGGCGCTCGCGCTCATCCTACTGCTAGTGCTGCAGGCGTCGCTCGGCGCGCTTACCATCTGGAGTCAACGTGCGGTGCTCCCGACCACTAGTCACGTGGCGATTGGTGCCGCTCTACTGGCGACCAGCCTGACCCTGACCATACGCGCCTATCATCTCTTCGGATGGGCGCGGCGCAGCGAGTTGTCGGGTGCCTCGAATATGCGCATCGTCACCCAGCGGGTGTCCGCATGACGGCTAGGACCGCAGCCGTAGGTTCACCTTCGATCTCGTCGCGCGGGCGGCTTTTCGCCTACTTCGAGCTGACCAAACCTCGTGTAGTCGCGATGGTCCTGGTCACCACCCTGGCTGGCTACTATCTGGCCGCACCCGGCGGCCTCGACCTGAGCCTGGTATTTAATCTGCTCGTGGGGACCGCGCTCGCTGCCGCCGGAACGCTGGCGCTAAACCAGTACTCCGAGCGCGCCACCGACGCGATGATGCTGCGTACCCAACATCGCCCGCTGCCCGACGGGCGATTGCGCCCCGGTGAAGCGCTGGTCTTCGGCCTGATCACGACCGGGGCAGGCCTGAGCTATCTTGCGCTCTCGACCAATTGGGCCTGCACCGGGATCACTGCCTCCATCGCCTTGATTTATTTGCTCGCATACACACCTCTCAAACGCGTGACGTGGGCGTGTGATATCGTCGGCGCCATTCCCGGAGCCCTGCCTCCAGTCGCCGGCTGGGTTGCCGCGCGCGGGACTGTCAGCGCGCAGCCGCTGGTGATGTTTGCCATGATGTTTCTATGGCAGCTGCCGCACACTTTCGCAGTGGCGAGGCTCTACCACGAAGACTACCGTCGCGCCGCCATCAAGCTGCTGCCCGAAGACGGCCGGTGGGGAAACCCGTCCGATATCGTAGTCATCGCCGCGAGCTGCGCGTTGATCGCCGTGGGAATCGCCCCGACGCTGATGGGCAGTGCCGGACTACTCTATCTGGCGGTCGCCGCCTTGCTGGGGCTCGTGCTGCTAGCGTGCGGCATCGCGATGGTGCGTGCTCCCAAGCAGCCGCAGCGGGCGCGCCGCCTGCTGTTCGCCTCGCTGATCTATCTGCCGGTGGTCCTGCTGATAATGGTGGTCGACCGGATTTGAGGACACTTCGATGAGCTCGCTGGTAAGCCGTCACGACGTCAAAGAAGGGAACCGCAGGACTCTGAAAGTGCTCCTCGGGGTGATGCTCTTCCTGGTCGTGTTCTCGGTCCTCACGATTATGGCCAAGCATGGAGGAATAAATCTTCCGTGACCACGACCACCGCCAAGATTCGCCCGCTCCTCGCGCCGCGCAGGGCAGGGTATCGGGACTCCGGCGACGAAGAGCGCGAGCGTCCGGTCATTTCCAGCGGGATGCTAGCGGTGCTGATGCTAATCGCATCGGAGATGATGCTGTTCAGCGGGCTGATCGGTTCGTTCCTGATCTTCCGCTTGTCGGCTCCGTTTTGGCCGCCGCCCACGTTGCCGCGGCTCCCGCTCGACGTCACCTGGGCAAACACCTTCGTGCTGCTGTTCAGCGCGGTCACGATGTACCTGGCGGTCCGAGCGGTGCACAAGAGCCGTCAGCGGCTGCTCCGCCGATGGCTGGTCGTGACCGCGGTCCTGGGCACCACTTTTCTGACCGTGCAGGGGTCCGAATGGATTCGTCTCGTCGCGCACGGCCTCACCCTTAAGAGCGGCAGCTACGGGGGGACCTTCTATTTGCTGATCGGATGCCACGGTCTGCATGTGACCGCGGCGGTAATCTGGCTGGTTGCCGTGACGTGGGTTGCGATGCGCGGTCGATACAATGCGCACAACGCCGGCGGTGTCGAGCGTATCGCGGCGTTCTGGTTTTTTGTTTGCGCGATTTGGCCGGTGTTGTTCGAGCTGGTCTACCGGCTGTAGCCGGGTGGGAGTCGAAGCGATGAATCTTTCGCGAAGGAATTCGATGGGAATTGCGATGGCGGGTGCGCTAGTTGGCGCGGTGCCGCGAATTGCGGATGCGTGCGCCATGTGCGGTCTGCCACCGGGCGATACCGCCGGACACGCGTACAACGCAAGCGTGTTGTTTATGCTGGCGGGTCCATATTTTACGGTCTTGGCAATCGGGGCAGTCGTGTTCGCGATGTGGAAGCGCGCGCACCGCAGGCCGCGCGCGGATGCGGCCACCGCCGCGACCCGAAGGTAAGAAACCCGGTGTTTCGCGGCGTTATCTTGAATTAGGGAGACGAAGATGAGCGAGGCTGCGGCAGCAGAGGTCCACGGACACGAAGCGATAGTCGATCAGACTGAACCGTCATTGACGCCCGGCAATTCCGGGAAGCTCGGAATGTGGGTATTCCTGGCCGGCGATGCGATGACTTTCGGCGCGGGCATCGCCGCCTATGGCGCGCTGCGTTATCAGAACGTCAACTGGCCGGACCCCGCCGATTGGCTCGGCATCTCGCTTACCGCGGTGATGACCTTCATCCTGATCTGTTCCAGCGTCACGATGGTCGAGGCGCTGTCGGGAATTAATCACGGCAACGTGCAGAAGATGCAGCGGTTCCTCGCCCTGACGGTGCTCGGCGGGATCGCGTTCCTCGCCTGCCAGGCTTTTGAATGGCACCACCTGATCTGGGGCGAGCAACTCTCGATAAAGACTAGCCTGTTCGCCGCGACATTCTTTATTTTAACGGGGTTTCACGGGATGCACGTGACCGGCGGGGTCATTTATCTCGGCACCCTGCTGACGCGTTCCTTTCAGCGCACCTTCACGGTCAGCGATGCGCGATTGGTCGAGGTCGCAGGTCTGTACTGGCACTTCGTCGATCTCGTCTGGATCCTGATCTTTACGTTTGTGTATTTGATTTGAGGAAAGCGAAGCGCCCGCGACATTCGCGGAGGGCGAGACCGATGCAATGTTTCAAAGTTGAATCCGACAATTTCGATTCGGTACTCGCCCAAATGTGGGTGGGTAGTTTGATTTCGCATATTGCCGGGACTTCCAGCAGGTCCCCGGGCTGGCAAGAACCACGACACGGAGGCGAACGATAATAACGATGGCGACTGAGGCGGTAGTACATCAGGCTCACCAAGCGCACGGCGAGCCCAACTACATAGCAATTTTCATTTATTTGGCGGTCCTGACCGCAGTCGAACTGCTGGTTTATGCGATGGGGTTCACGACGGTTCTCAAAGTTGGACTCTTAGTCGCGCTCGCCCTCGCCAAGGCGGTGCTGGTCGCTATGTATTTCATGCATCTATCGTTCGAACGTAGGCCGCTATGGATCATCGCCGGCATCCCCCTGGTCCTGGTTGCCTTCTGCTACCTGATGCTGCGGCCGGACCTGAGCGCGCGCGCCTGGACCAGTCAGCCCCATCCGGAACAAGCGGTAGGGGTACGCGAAGGATCCGAAACTTCTGCGCCCGCCCCGCCGGCGGAATCCGCAGCTCCGCAGTCTTAGGCCGAACCGGCGAAGCCACCCGGCACAAGGAGGGCGGGTCAAGATAACCCCCGGCGCCTACGCTGCGTCCAGCGTCGTCCGCCCTTGGTGTCTTGCTGCCTTGGTGGTTGACTGTTAGCTCGATGGCCTACACCTCACTCGCACCACTCAACGCGATATTGAACGCCACCGCGACGGTACTCCTGCTCGCGGGCTTCGTCTTCATCAAGCGCAAACAAGTCGCCGCCCACCGTGCCTGCATGCTCTCCGCTCTGGCCGTGTCCGCGGTCTTCCTGATTTCCTATCTGACTTATCACTACCACGTGGGCGAAGTGCGCTTCAGCGGCACTGGGTGGGTCCGCCCGCTGTATTTCCTGATCCTCATTCCACACGTGATGCTCGCCGGTCTGATAGTGCCGCTCGCACTGGCCACCGCATACTTCGCCCTCCGGACCCGCTTCACGACCCATCGCAAAATGGCCCGCTGGACCTGGCCCCTATGGATCTATGTCTCCATAACCGGCGTAGTCATCTACTTCATGCTGTACCGCCTCTACACCCCGATAATGCCGTAGTCCGGTTTTTTCCCGGACTCCTCGAGTGGAGGTCTATATACGTGGAGTGCGAGGCCAACATAGCCTGCGGACCACGATTAAGGTCGCAGCCAGCGCCGGCAACAATAAAATGCTGATGGATGGCGGAATCGCGCAGAGGCCCCATTCGGGGAACGAAGAAGTGCGGCGGCACTGAAAGATCATGCGCGGTCCTCGCTCGGTTGCGAATTGACCAAAACAAACGGCGGCCACCCCTTGGGTGACCGCCGCCAAAGCCAGGCGCAGATGAACTAGGCCTTCGCGCTGGGCCGCGATGACACCTCGGCGTGCCAGCGCGCCAGGTTCTTCTGGTTTTCTTGGATCTTGATCCCGGTGGTACGCCCAAAATCGATCCCGATCAGCGCGGTAATATCGGCGATCGTATACCGATTGCCCGCGATAAACTTGCGATTGGCCAGTTCGCCATCCAGCCAATCCAGCCGCTTCACCGCCGCGTTCTTGCAAATCTCGCCATACTCTGGCACCTGCGGAATCCGGCCTTTGAAAAAATCACTGGTGTTGCGGAACGAGCCGGCCGTCATCTGCAGTACCTCGAACTCCATCCTCCGGTTCCACATCTCGATTAGCGCCTTTTCCTTCGCGTCCTTGCCCATCAGGTTGGGTTCCGGATGCAGATCCTCGAAGTAGCGGCAAATCGCTACCGACTCGGCGATAAATGTGCCGTCGTCGAGCTCGAG
The genomic region above belongs to Candidatus Binataceae bacterium and contains:
- a CDS encoding glutathione S-transferase family protein yields the protein MKIHEFTQAPNPRRVRVFLAEKGIQVPLEQVNLGTADNRKPEFLKKNPMGGVPVLELDDGTFIAESVAICRYFEDLHPEPNLMGKDAKEKALIEMWNRRMEFEVLQMTAGSFRNTSDFFKGRIPQVPEYGEICKNAAVKRLDWLDGELANRKFIAGNRYTIADITALIGIDFGRTTGIKIQENQKNLARWHAEVSSRPSAKA
- a CDS encoding cytochrome C oxidase subunit IV family protein, with amino-acid sequence MATEAVVHQAHQAHGEPNYIAIFIYLAVLTAVELLVYAMGFTTVLKVGLLVALALAKAVLVAMYFMHLSFERRPLWIIAGIPLVLVAFCYLMLRPDLSARAWTSQPHPEQAVGVREGSETSAPAPPAESAAPQS
- a CDS encoding cbb3-type cytochrome c oxidase subunit I, with protein sequence MIGRQFLFVALFMMSIGGLMAMLMRLDLAWPDTQFSFLSILPQSLQNDSAITANTYNAEFTMHATIMIFFVIMPILVGCFGNFLIPLMLGARDMAFPKLNMLSFWVSAGAGVLMMASFWVPGGPAAAGWTSYAPLSAVPIYTGVDWGQNLWCMSLIVLGVGSLMGAINYITTVINMRTKGMTFFRMPLVIWSLFITAILLLLALPVLTTALALLLFDRMGGTHFFLPPGGGEPLLWQHLFWFFGHPEVYIMILPGMGIASELIATFSRKPIFGYRAMAYAMASIAFLSWVVWGHHMFQSGMDPALGTGFMLTTMVIGVPSAIKTFNWLGTLYKGDIHYTAAMLNALSFVAMFVIGGLSGIFMACTPVDMYIHDTYFIVAHIHYVLFGGSLFAVFGAIAYWFPKMFGRMMNETLGKVHFWITFVAFNCTFFPMHILGMGGHMRRIYNPTQYDFLKPLEPINMFISISAFVLGAAQLLLLANIIWSLVRGEKASENPWHANTLEWSAPSPPRHGNWPGPVPVVYRGPYEYSSPESAEDYLPQWQPAEPATAAAD
- a CDS encoding cytochrome c oxidase subunit 3 yields the protein MTTTTAKIRPLLAPRRAGYRDSGDEERERPVISSGMLAVLMLIASEMMLFSGLIGSFLIFRLSAPFWPPPTLPRLPLDVTWANTFVLLFSAVTMYLAVRAVHKSRQRLLRRWLVVTAVLGTTFLTVQGSEWIRLVAHGLTLKSGSYGGTFYLLIGCHGLHVTAAVIWLVAVTWVAMRGRYNAHNAGGVERIAAFWFFVCAIWPVLFELVYRL
- a CDS encoding heme-copper oxidase subunit III; this encodes MSEAAAAEVHGHEAIVDQTEPSLTPGNSGKLGMWVFLAGDAMTFGAGIAAYGALRYQNVNWPDPADWLGISLTAVMTFILICSSVTMVEALSGINHGNVQKMQRFLALTVLGGIAFLACQAFEWHHLIWGEQLSIKTSLFAATFFILTGFHGMHVTGGVIYLGTLLTRSFQRTFTVSDARLVEVAGLYWHFVDLVWILIFTFVYLI
- a CDS encoding COX15/CtaA family protein, coding for MIEERTSGGATPALHRFAMLAVGATFCLIFVGGLVTSTGSALAVPDWPLAFGKLIPAWQGGIRFEFAHRVVAGFVIFLTLGLMVWVLRVERRRWVRNTTLAAFGLIVVQAVLGGITVLFELPLAIAVTHAATAQAFFCVMVAIAIFTNPRWEQTAPADESPARPQLAALAAVTTATIYAQILVGALMRHLGAGLAIPDFPLAFGQLVPPYWNEFIVVNFAHRIGALAVSAMIIWTVARVLRSWREFRELRRPALALILLLVLQASLGALTIWSQRAVLPTTSHVAIGAALLATSLTLTIRAYHLFGWARRSELSGASNMRIVTQRVSA
- a CDS encoding DUF420 domain-containing protein, whose amino-acid sequence is MAYTSLAPLNAILNATATVLLLAGFVFIKRKQVAAHRACMLSALAVSAVFLISYLTYHYHVGEVRFSGTGWVRPLYFLILIPHVMLAGLIVPLALATAYFALRTRFTTHRKMARWTWPLWIYVSITGVVIYFMLYRLYTPIMP
- the cyoE gene encoding heme o synthase codes for the protein MTARTAAVGSPSISSRGRLFAYFELTKPRVVAMVLVTTLAGYYLAAPGGLDLSLVFNLLVGTALAAAGTLALNQYSERATDAMMLRTQHRPLPDGRLRPGEALVFGLITTGAGLSYLALSTNWACTGITASIALIYLLAYTPLKRVTWACDIVGAIPGALPPVAGWVAARGTVSAQPLVMFAMMFLWQLPHTFAVARLYHEDYRRAAIKLLPEDGRWGNPSDIVVIAASCALIAVGIAPTLMGSAGLLYLAVAALLGLVLLACGIAMVRAPKQPQRARRLLFASLIYLPVVLLIMVVDRI